Below is a window of Brassica napus cultivar Da-Ae chromosome A5, Da-Ae, whole genome shotgun sequence DNA.
ttaCCATTTTCGGATTTGTGACAGAGTACAGTGGTTAACAAGAAACTCGATTCAATATTGGTGATTAAGATCcactaaatatttatatttataatgaaattcttatattttgatcatttgttgTTGTTTGGTTTCTTGCAGTTTTCATGACGTGATCAGTAGTAAACATGTGTTGAATATGGAAGTGGTTGAGATGAGCAAGAAGAGGAAATTTCAGACAGATCAATCGGAGTTATCATTATTACCTCTGTCGAAGCATGCTTGTTTTGACAATGCCGCTTCTTCCGACAGTATTAATGGGAGATCCGAGCTTAATTCAGAATATTCAGTGTCTTGTGTGAACTCGACTTCTATGGAATGTGAAGATGAGGTGGAGATGAAAGAGGAATCATCTGGATCGTGCAGTGAAGACAAGATGATCTCTTTCGAAAGCCATCTCGATATCATCTATGGCGGCGAAAACCTAGAGGATTTTTCAGACAAAGACATTGAAAATATTATCTatcttgatgaagaagaagaagaagtaggagaagaagaagctaaaggATGTAGTAACACTGCTAAATTTGTTCTGTCCTCTGGGAGATGGACTGTTGACCAAGGTGAAAactggtttttggttttctccATACCGGTTTTCTGAACCGGGTACTCACTAACTTTGTTTCATGTGTGCAGATTCTACTCAGCATGGCACAAAGAAGCCTACGATCGATCAAGAATTCGAGCAATACTTCTCAACGCTAATGCTGTGACAAAATGATTTTAGACTCAAAAACTTAAGTGAAGATGTGTACAGAGAGCTATTTTGATTATGTAGTCTCTTGTCATTTTGATTCTTGTGAACAATAAAACCTTCATTTCAAAGTGATTAGAGAGGTTTTTTGAAATGTTTGTAAACAGGATACAGATAATAGTAAGAACATAAAAACACTGTTGTATCACTAGTATCTCAAGAAAGGTGCTTGGTCAAACTTTCATTGCACCTTCACCATGAATATAATCAACCTCGAGTCAATATTTTGGGTCCTTTCTTGTGAAAGTCCAGTTGGGC
It encodes the following:
- the LOC106454688 gene encoding protein FAR-RED ELONGATED HYPOCOTYL 1 isoform X1 produces the protein MPEEVVVNKKQCEVNSFHDVISSKHVLNMEVVEMSKKRKFQTDQSELSLLPLSKHACFDNAASSDSINGRSELNSEYSVSCVNSTSMECEDEVEMKEESSGSCSEDKMISFESHLDIIYGGENLEDFSDKDIENIIYLDEEEEEVGEEEAKGCSNTAKFVLSSGRWTVDQDSTQHGTKKPTIDQEFEQYFSTLML
- the LOC106454688 gene encoding protein FAR-RED ELONGATED HYPOCOTYL 1 isoform X2, whose amino-acid sequence is MEVVEMSKKRKFQTDQSELSLLPLSKHACFDNAASSDSINGRSELNSEYSVSCVNSTSMECEDEVEMKEESSGSCSEDKMISFESHLDIIYGGENLEDFSDKDIENIIYLDEEEEEVGEEEAKGCSNTAKFVLSSGRWTVDQDSTQHGTKKPTIDQEFEQYFSTLML